The Xenopus laevis strain J_2021 chromosome 7S, Xenopus_laevis_v10.1, whole genome shotgun sequence genome includes a window with the following:
- the LOC108697277 gene encoding eukaryotic translation initiation factor 4 gamma 3 isoform X5, whose product MSLPQKAALKPTGTGALVLGPPPTLVPPPAAPAAIRALQPPPQISRGALQQTLDERIFTPSAVSAVYSTVAAQVARQPGPPAPSPYSTHDLTKGHPNLAATPPGHASSPGLSQASYASGQSPAPTLVYPQPPQTMSSQPQTRSPFAAGPRPAHHQGGFRPIQFFQRPQIQPPRAAIQTSSPSIRTGAQTQSAVYQPNQHIMMVNHLPLSYAMPQGPQYCIPQYRHSAPPYVGPPQQYPVQPPGPNPFYPGPGPGDFPNPYGAPFYSSPPVYQSAPIIVPTQQQQQQPPPPAKREKKPIRIRDPNQGGKDITEEIMSGVGSRNSTPPILRPSSTPTPPQFFCSRAHYHPLLYFKSQQLPSQEHGPVVYRTLGSPHLMATFPAAPVSEPKPEEKPKPDLTLKSSPPLCVGPESIDFDSSDAMEQGPRPASSERAEPCLLRGVSPAPIVVATVPSTQAFPCHLEDTRGSESPTQAPTPTPLQDLDPAETEESVCKDSVGQIPPADAPATAQEMNGLGDDIGTADGALGEEPAEVDLAELPDLATSMDSEIEFTTPSNVPLSSPQPSPPPPLIAATLLTTTRLSPPAAAPPCAQDVEEQEDEGTTSILESEAEEQNKGKTEGDSELEADVKFLSISSTQSPVEAPTTAISAPKMWQKPKDETLDMGETSQSDAEPQYDADLLEDKVTEVDQDPVTCSSSSAVETEHLYLSNMKAQEQNGEVEPIRNGADANSEGEGTDLPSSSEEGSAYPYTKAEGSAVEESSDASQEPPAPQADGKRQYNRDFLLGFQFMPACVHKPEGLPPISDVVLDKINQPKLPIRALDTRMLQRGPDFTPAYADFGRPAPGGRGMPLLSVGPRRSQPGQRREPRKIIMNISVSDDIHLKKAENAWKPNVKRESLPEDPDSIRTQALFRKVRSILNKLTPQMFNQLMKQVTDLTVDTEERLKGVIDLVFEKAIDEPGFSVAYANMCRCLATLKVPMADKPGSTVNFRKLLLNRCQKEFEKDKADDDVFEKKQKDLELATTPEEKSRLQEELEEAKDKARRRSIGNIKFIGELFKLKMLTEAIMHDCVVKLLKNHDEESLECLCRLLTTIGKDLDFEKAKPRMDQYFHQMVKIVKERKTSSRIRFMLQDIIDLRLNNWVSRRADQGPKTIEQIHKEAKIEEQEEQRKVQQLMTKEKRRPAGVQRVDEGGWNTVQGAKNNRVLDPSKFLKITKPTIDEKIQLVPKAQPGSWLKGSSGGAKASETESLRPGAPGLNRFSALQQPLSSVSSSSSSADLESRRLITSRGSAGREKNDKSSAPSSVSAAPRPSPPLHDLGDNQEEHRRETLQTVKQLSSITEPDKNTVPERRPKEPAKSEPSEPDKLTLSEEEMERKSKAIIDEFLHIHDYKEAMQCVEEFGANGPLSAFVRQGVESTLERSQITRDHMGQLLYQLVQSGTLSKQDFFTGFSETLELADDMAIDIPHIWLYLAELVTPMLKEGGISLRELITEFGKALLPVGRGGVLLSEILHLLCKQMSHKRVATLWRETGLQWNDLLPEGEDVQSFVSEKNLDFTLSDCSSPSENLSKKEMSAEEQNKRLEQLIIQEKANDEQIFDWVEANLEESQMSSPTFLRALMTAVCKTAILGDCSSCRVDTSFLKQRVPVLLKYLDSDTERELQALYALQALIVTLDQPPNLLRMFFDCLYDEEVISEDAFYKWESSKDPAEQDGKGVALKSVTAFFTWLREAEEESEDN is encoded by the exons GGAGGATTCAGACCCATCCAG tttttccaGAGGCCCCAGATTCAGCCCCCCCGTGCCGCCATCCAGACCAGTAGCCCCTCCATCCGGACTGGAGCCCAGACGCAGAGTGCAGTGTATCAGCCCAACCAGCACATCATGATGGTCAATCACCTGCCACTGTCATACGCCATGCCCCAGGGACCCCAGTACTGCATCCCCCAG TACCGACACAGCGCTCCTCCATACGTGGGGCCTCCTCAGCAGTATCCAGTCCAGCCGCCTGGTCCTAATCCGTTCTATCCTGGCCCGGGTCCTGGAGACTTTCCAAACCCTTATG GAGCCCCGTTCTACTCGAGCCCTCCTGTGTACCAGTCTGCGCCCATCATTGTGCCAacacagcagcaacagcagcagcccCCGCCTCCTGCCAAGCGAGAGAAGAAGCCG ATTAGAATACGAGACCCCAATCAAGGGGGCAAAGATATCACAGAGGAAATCATGTCTGGAGTGGGCAGCCGGAACTCCACCCCACCCATCCTCAGACCCAGCTCTACACCGACGCCCCCTCAG TTTTTCTGTTCGCGCGCTCATTATCACCCTCTTTTGTACTTCAAATCCCAGCAGCTGCCTAGCCAGGAGCATGGCCCAGTGGTGTACAGGACTTTGGGGAGTCCTCATCTCATGGCAACTTTCCCTGCTGCTCCTGTCAGCGAACCCAAACCAG AGGAGAAGCCAAAACCAGACCTCACATTAAAATCCAGCCCTCCCCTGTGTGTGGGGCCCGAGTCCATTGATTTTGACAGCAGTGATGCCATGGAACAGGGGCCCAGACCCGCCTCTTCTGAACGAGCTGAACCATGTCTTCTGCGGGGGGTATCACCAGCTCCCATTGTAGTAGCCACTGTGCCCAGCACACAAGCCTTTCCTTGCCACCTGGAAGATACGAGGGGAAGCGAGAGCCCAACACAGGCCCCTACCCCCACCCCTCTGCAAGACTTGGACCCGGCTGAGACAGAGGAGAGTGTATGCAAGGACTCTGTGGGGCAAATCCCACCGGCTGATGCCCCAGCGACTGCTCAAGAGATGAATGGACTAGGGGATGATATTGGCACAGCAGACGGTGCCCTGGGGGAGGAACCAGCAGAAGTGGATTTGGCCGAGTTGCCCGACTTGGCCACATCGATGGATTCAGAGATTGAATTCACTACTCCTTCCAACGTGCCTCTCTCCTCCCCACagccctctcctcctcctcctctcattGCTGCTACTCTACTCACTACCACTAGACTCTCCCCTCCTGCCGCTGCCCCCCCCTGTGCCCAAGATGTGGAAGAGCAGGAGGACGAGGGCACAACTTCCATCCTAGAGAGTGAAGCAGAGGAACAGAACAAAGGGAAAACAGAGGGGGACTCCGAACTGGAAGCCGATGTGAAATTCCTGAGCATCAGCTCTACACAAAGCCCAGTGGAAG CCCCAACCACCGCCATAAGTGCACCAAAGATGTGGCAGAAACCAAAAGATGAGACTCTAGATATGGGGGAGACTTCACAGTCCGACGCAGAG CCACAATATGATGCTGATCTCCTGGAGGACAAAGTCACAGAAGTGGATCAAGATCCAGTcacctgcagcagcagcagcgcagtAGAAACAGAGCACCTGTACCTGAGCAATATGAAAGCACAGGAGCAGAATGGAGAGGTGGAACCAATACGCAATGGGGCTGATGCCAACTCTGAGGGTGAAGGGACAGATTTACCATCAAGCTCAGAGGAAGGTTCGGCCTACCCTTATACTAAAGCAG AGGGCAGTGCAGTTGAGGAATCTTCTGATGCCTCTCAGGAGCCCCCGGCACCCCAAGCTGATGGCAAGCGTCAGTATAATCGGGATTTCTTGCTGGGCTTCCAGTTCATGCCTGCGTGTGTTCATAAGCCTGAGGGCCTTCCCCCAATCAGCGATGTCGTTCTGGACAAG ATCAATCAGCCCAAGTTACCCATTAGGGCCCTGGACACTCGGATGCTGCAGAGAGGGCCAGACTTCACCCCTGCCTATGCAGATTTTGGGAGACCTGCCCCCGGTGGCCGAGGCATGCCA CTACTGAGTGTGGGTCCCAGGAGGTCCCAGCCAGGACAGAGGCGGGAGCCCAGGAAAATCATCATGAATATCTCTGTGAGCGACGACATCCACTTGAAAAAAGCAGAAAACGCCTGGAAGCCCAATGTCAAAAGGGAAAGTCTGCCGGAGGATCCAGACAGCATCAGAACTCAG GCCCTGTTCCGCAAGGTCCGAAGCATTCTGAACAAACTCACCCCCCAGATGTTCAACCAACTCATGAAGCAGGTGACGGATCTGACTGTAGACACGGAGGAGAGACTCAAAGGAGTCATTGATCTGGTGTTTGAGAAAGCAATCGATGAGCCCGGCTTCTCCGTGGCCTATGCCAACATGTGCCGATGCCTTGCTACG CTGAAAGTGCCGATGGCCGACAAGCCGGGGAGCACGGTGAACTTCCGCAAGCTGCTGCTGAACCGCTGCCAGAAGGAGTTTGAAAAAGACAAAGCAGACGACGATGTTTTTGAAAAGAAGCAAAAAGATCTAGAATTGGCCACAACg CCAGAGGAGAAGTCGCGGCTACAGGAGGAGCTGGAAGAGGCTAAAGACAAAGCCCGGCGCAGGTCCATTGggaacataaagtttattggagagtTATTTAAGCTGAAGATGCTGACAGAAGCCATTATGCACGACTGTGTGGTCAAACTGCTCAAGAACCACGACGAGGAATCACTCGAGTGCTTGTGCCGGTTACTCACCACCATCGGCAAAGACCTGGACTTTGAGAAAGCCAAA CCACGTATGGATCAGTACTTTCACCAGATGGTGAAGATCGTAAAGGAGAGAAAAACCTCTTCTAGAATCCGGTTTATGCTGCAGGACATTATAGACCTCAGACTG AATAACTGGGTGTCCCGGAGGGCAGACCAGGGGCCCAAGACCATCGAGCAGATCCATAAAGAGGCCAAAATAGAAGAACAGGAGGAACAGAGAAAAGTGCAGCAGTTAATGACCAAAGAGAAGAGGAGACCAG CAGGGGTGCAGAGAGTGGATGAAGGCGGATGGAACACGGTGCAGGGGGCAAAGAATAACAGGGTGCTGGACCCTTCCAAGTTTCTGAAAATCACTAAG CCCACCATAGATGAGAAGATCCAGTTGGTTCCCAAAGCTCAGCCTGGCAGCTGGTTAAAGGGGAGCAGTGGAGGTGCCAAGGCCAGTGAGACTG AATCTCTGAGACCAGGAGCCCCCGGCCTGAACAGGTTCTCTGCCCTGCAGCAGCCACTCTCTTctgtgtcttcttcctcctcctcagcTGATCTGGAATCTCGCAGGTTAATAACCAG CCGTGGAAGTGCAGGGCGAGAGAAAAACGACAAATCTTCTGCACCTTCATCCGTCTCCGCTGCACCCCGTCCCAGCCCCCCCCTGCACGACTTGGGTGATAATCAGGAAGAACATCGCCGGGAGACCCTCCAGACTGTGAAACAGCTGAGCAGCATCACTGAACCCGACAAGAACACTGTGCCAGAAAGACGCCCCAAAGAGCCAG CCAAGTCCGAGCCATCAGAACCAGACAAACTAACTCTGTCGGAAGAGGAGATGGAGAGGAAATCCAAGGCCATCATTGATGAGTTCCTCCATATTCACGACTACAAG GAGGCCATGCAGTGTGTCGAGGAGTTTGGTGCCAACGGGCCGCTGTCAGCGTTTGTGCGACAGGGAGTGGAGTCGACGCTGGAACGGAGTCAGATCACCAGGGATCACATGGGACAGCTCCTCTACCAGCTGGTCCAGTCGGGCACACTCAGCAAACAGGACTTCTTCACAGG GTTCTCAGAGACTCTGGAGCTGGCAGACGACATGGCTATTGATATCCCCCACATCTGGCTGTACCTAGCCGAGCTGGTGACCCCCATGTTGAAAGAAGGCGGGATCTCTCTACGAGAACTGATAAC AGAGTTTGGTAAAGCTCTGCTCCCTGTGGGACGTGGAGGAGTATTATTGTCAGAAATATTGCACCTTCTATGCAAACAAATG AGCCATAAGCGAGTAGCCACATTGTGGAGAGAGACCGGACTTCAGTGGAATGACCTGTTACCTGAAGGAGAAGATGTCCAGAGCTTTGTCAGTGAGAAG AACTTGGACTTCACGCTGTCCGACTGCTCCAGCCCTTCTGagaatctttccaagaaagagatGTCGGCCGAGGAGCAGAACAAGAGGctggagcagctcattatacaggaAAAGGCTAACGATGAGCAGATCTTTGATTGGGTAGAG GCTAATCTAGAGGAGAGTCAGATGAGTTCGCCTACATTCCTTAGAGCTTTAATGACGGCGGTGTGCAAAACGGCAATTTTAG GGGACTGTTCTTCCTGCCGCGTGGACACTTCCTTCCTCAAGCAGAGGGTTCCAGTTCTACTAAAGTATCTGGACTCTGACACAGAGCGAGAACTACAAGCACTTTATGCACTACAAGCATTAATAGTAACACTTGATCAACCTCCCA ACTTGTTGCGCATGTTTTTCGATTGCCTCTATGACGAGGAGGTGATTTCGGAGGACGCCTTCTACAAATGGGAGAGCAGTAAGGACCCAGCAGAACAAGATGGCAAGGGGGTGGCACTAAAGTCGGTGACGGCCTTCTTCACGTGGCTGCGGGAGGCAGAGGAGGAGTCGGAGGACAACTAG
- the LOC108697277 gene encoding eukaryotic translation initiation factor 4 gamma 3 isoform X2 encodes MSLPQKAALKPTGTGALVLGPPPTLVPPPAAPAAIRALQPPPQISRGALQQTLDERIFTPSAVSAVYSTVAAQVARQPGPPAPSPYSTHDLTKGHPNLAATPPGHASSPGLSQASYASGQSPAPTLVYPQPPQTMSSQPQTRSPFAAGPRPAHHQGGFRPIQFFQRPQIQPPRAAIQTSSPSIRTGAQTQSAVYQPNQHIMMVNHLPLSYAMPQGPQYCIPQYRHSAPPYVGPPQQYPVQPPGPNPFYPGPGPGDFPNPYGAPFYSSPPVYQSAPIIVPTQQQQQQPPPPAKREKKPIRIRDPNQGGKDITEEIMSGVGSRNSTPPILRPSSTPTPPQFFCSRAHYHPLLYFKSQQLPSQEHGPVVYRTLGSPHLMATFPAAPVSEPKPEEKPKPDLTLKSSPPLCVGPESIDFDSSDAMEQGPRPASSERAEPCLLRGVSPAPIVVATVPSTQAFPCHLEDTRGSESPTQAPTPTPLQDLDPAETEESVCKDSVGQIPPADAPATAQEMNGLGDDIGTADGALGEEPAEVDLAELPDLATSMDSEIEFTTPSNVPLSSPQPSPPPPLIAATLLTTTRLSPPAAAPPCAQDVEEQEDEGTTSILESEAEEQNKGKTEGDSELEADVKFLSISSTQSPVEAPTTAISAPKMWQKPKDETLDMGETSQSDAEPQYDADLLEDKVTEVDQDPVTCSSSSAVETEHLYLSNMKAQEQNGEVEPIRNGADANSEGEGTDLPSSSEEGSAYPYTKAEGSAVEESSDASQEPPAPQADGKRQYNRDFLLGFQFMPACVHKPEGLPPISDVVLDKINQPKLPIRALDTRMLQRGPDFTPAYADFGRPAPGGRGMPLLSVGPRRSQPGQRREPRKIIMNISVSDDIHLKKAENAWKPNVKRESLPEDPDSIRTQALFRKVRSILNKLTPQMFNQLMKQVTDLTVDTEERLKGVIDLVFEKAIDEPGFSVAYANMCRCLATLKVPMADKPGSTVNFRKLLLNRCQKEFEKDKADDDVFEKKQKDLELATTPEEKSRLQEELEEAKDKARRRSIGNIKFIGELFKLKMLTEAIMHDCVVKLLKNHDEESLECLCRLLTTIGKDLDFEKAKPRMDQYFHQMVKIVKERKTSSRIRFMLQDIIDLRLNNWVSRRADQGPKTIEQIHKEAKIEEQEEQRKVQQLMTKEKRRPAGVQRVDEGGWNTVQGAKNNRVLDPSKFLKITKPTIDEKIQLVPKAQPGSWLKGSSGGAKASETESLRPGAPGLNRFSALQQPLSSVSSSSSSADLESRRLITSSRGSAGREKNDKSSAPSSVSAAPRPSPPLHDLGDNQEEHRRETLQTVKQLSSITEPDKNTVPERRPKEPAKSEPSEPDKLTLSEEEMERKSKAIIDEFLHIHDYKEAMQCVEEFGANGPLSAFVRQGVESTLERSQITRDHMGQLLYQLVQSGTLSKQDFFTGFSETLELADDMAIDIPHIWLYLAELVTPMLKEGGISLRELITEFGKALLPVGRGGVLLSEILHLLCKQMSHKRVATLWRETGLQWNDLLPEGEDVQSFVSEKNLDFTLSDCSSPSENLSKKEMSAEEQNKRLEQLIIQEKANDEQIFDWVEANLEESQMSSPTFLRALMTAVCKTAILGDCSSCRVDTSFLKQRVPVLLKYLDSDTERELQALYALQALIVTLDQPPNLLRMFFDCLYDEEVISEDAFYKWESSKDPAEQDGKGVALKSVTAFFTWLREAEEESEDN; translated from the exons GGAGGATTCAGACCCATCCAG tttttccaGAGGCCCCAGATTCAGCCCCCCCGTGCCGCCATCCAGACCAGTAGCCCCTCCATCCGGACTGGAGCCCAGACGCAGAGTGCAGTGTATCAGCCCAACCAGCACATCATGATGGTCAATCACCTGCCACTGTCATACGCCATGCCCCAGGGACCCCAGTACTGCATCCCCCAG TACCGACACAGCGCTCCTCCATACGTGGGGCCTCCTCAGCAGTATCCAGTCCAGCCGCCTGGTCCTAATCCGTTCTATCCTGGCCCGGGTCCTGGAGACTTTCCAAACCCTTATG GAGCCCCGTTCTACTCGAGCCCTCCTGTGTACCAGTCTGCGCCCATCATTGTGCCAacacagcagcaacagcagcagcccCCGCCTCCTGCCAAGCGAGAGAAGAAGCCG ATTAGAATACGAGACCCCAATCAAGGGGGCAAAGATATCACAGAGGAAATCATGTCTGGAGTGGGCAGCCGGAACTCCACCCCACCCATCCTCAGACCCAGCTCTACACCGACGCCCCCTCAG TTTTTCTGTTCGCGCGCTCATTATCACCCTCTTTTGTACTTCAAATCCCAGCAGCTGCCTAGCCAGGAGCATGGCCCAGTGGTGTACAGGACTTTGGGGAGTCCTCATCTCATGGCAACTTTCCCTGCTGCTCCTGTCAGCGAACCCAAACCAG AGGAGAAGCCAAAACCAGACCTCACATTAAAATCCAGCCCTCCCCTGTGTGTGGGGCCCGAGTCCATTGATTTTGACAGCAGTGATGCCATGGAACAGGGGCCCAGACCCGCCTCTTCTGAACGAGCTGAACCATGTCTTCTGCGGGGGGTATCACCAGCTCCCATTGTAGTAGCCACTGTGCCCAGCACACAAGCCTTTCCTTGCCACCTGGAAGATACGAGGGGAAGCGAGAGCCCAACACAGGCCCCTACCCCCACCCCTCTGCAAGACTTGGACCCGGCTGAGACAGAGGAGAGTGTATGCAAGGACTCTGTGGGGCAAATCCCACCGGCTGATGCCCCAGCGACTGCTCAAGAGATGAATGGACTAGGGGATGATATTGGCACAGCAGACGGTGCCCTGGGGGAGGAACCAGCAGAAGTGGATTTGGCCGAGTTGCCCGACTTGGCCACATCGATGGATTCAGAGATTGAATTCACTACTCCTTCCAACGTGCCTCTCTCCTCCCCACagccctctcctcctcctcctctcattGCTGCTACTCTACTCACTACCACTAGACTCTCCCCTCCTGCCGCTGCCCCCCCCTGTGCCCAAGATGTGGAAGAGCAGGAGGACGAGGGCACAACTTCCATCCTAGAGAGTGAAGCAGAGGAACAGAACAAAGGGAAAACAGAGGGGGACTCCGAACTGGAAGCCGATGTGAAATTCCTGAGCATCAGCTCTACACAAAGCCCAGTGGAAG CCCCAACCACCGCCATAAGTGCACCAAAGATGTGGCAGAAACCAAAAGATGAGACTCTAGATATGGGGGAGACTTCACAGTCCGACGCAGAG CCACAATATGATGCTGATCTCCTGGAGGACAAAGTCACAGAAGTGGATCAAGATCCAGTcacctgcagcagcagcagcgcagtAGAAACAGAGCACCTGTACCTGAGCAATATGAAAGCACAGGAGCAGAATGGAGAGGTGGAACCAATACGCAATGGGGCTGATGCCAACTCTGAGGGTGAAGGGACAGATTTACCATCAAGCTCAGAGGAAGGTTCGGCCTACCCTTATACTAAAGCAG AGGGCAGTGCAGTTGAGGAATCTTCTGATGCCTCTCAGGAGCCCCCGGCACCCCAAGCTGATGGCAAGCGTCAGTATAATCGGGATTTCTTGCTGGGCTTCCAGTTCATGCCTGCGTGTGTTCATAAGCCTGAGGGCCTTCCCCCAATCAGCGATGTCGTTCTGGACAAG ATCAATCAGCCCAAGTTACCCATTAGGGCCCTGGACACTCGGATGCTGCAGAGAGGGCCAGACTTCACCCCTGCCTATGCAGATTTTGGGAGACCTGCCCCCGGTGGCCGAGGCATGCCA CTACTGAGTGTGGGTCCCAGGAGGTCCCAGCCAGGACAGAGGCGGGAGCCCAGGAAAATCATCATGAATATCTCTGTGAGCGACGACATCCACTTGAAAAAAGCAGAAAACGCCTGGAAGCCCAATGTCAAAAGGGAAAGTCTGCCGGAGGATCCAGACAGCATCAGAACTCAG GCCCTGTTCCGCAAGGTCCGAAGCATTCTGAACAAACTCACCCCCCAGATGTTCAACCAACTCATGAAGCAGGTGACGGATCTGACTGTAGACACGGAGGAGAGACTCAAAGGAGTCATTGATCTGGTGTTTGAGAAAGCAATCGATGAGCCCGGCTTCTCCGTGGCCTATGCCAACATGTGCCGATGCCTTGCTACG CTGAAAGTGCCGATGGCCGACAAGCCGGGGAGCACGGTGAACTTCCGCAAGCTGCTGCTGAACCGCTGCCAGAAGGAGTTTGAAAAAGACAAAGCAGACGACGATGTTTTTGAAAAGAAGCAAAAAGATCTAGAATTGGCCACAACg CCAGAGGAGAAGTCGCGGCTACAGGAGGAGCTGGAAGAGGCTAAAGACAAAGCCCGGCGCAGGTCCATTGggaacataaagtttattggagagtTATTTAAGCTGAAGATGCTGACAGAAGCCATTATGCACGACTGTGTGGTCAAACTGCTCAAGAACCACGACGAGGAATCACTCGAGTGCTTGTGCCGGTTACTCACCACCATCGGCAAAGACCTGGACTTTGAGAAAGCCAAA CCACGTATGGATCAGTACTTTCACCAGATGGTGAAGATCGTAAAGGAGAGAAAAACCTCTTCTAGAATCCGGTTTATGCTGCAGGACATTATAGACCTCAGACTG AATAACTGGGTGTCCCGGAGGGCAGACCAGGGGCCCAAGACCATCGAGCAGATCCATAAAGAGGCCAAAATAGAAGAACAGGAGGAACAGAGAAAAGTGCAGCAGTTAATGACCAAAGAGAAGAGGAGACCAG CAGGGGTGCAGAGAGTGGATGAAGGCGGATGGAACACGGTGCAGGGGGCAAAGAATAACAGGGTGCTGGACCCTTCCAAGTTTCTGAAAATCACTAAG CCCACCATAGATGAGAAGATCCAGTTGGTTCCCAAAGCTCAGCCTGGCAGCTGGTTAAAGGGGAGCAGTGGAGGTGCCAAGGCCAGTGAGACTG AATCTCTGAGACCAGGAGCCCCCGGCCTGAACAGGTTCTCTGCCCTGCAGCAGCCACTCTCTTctgtgtcttcttcctcctcctcagcTGATCTGGAATCTCGCAGGTTAATAACCAG TAGCCGTGGAAGTGCAGGGCGAGAGAAAAACGACAAATCTTCTGCACCTTCATCCGTCTCCGCTGCACCCCGTCCCAGCCCCCCCCTGCACGACTTGGGTGATAATCAGGAAGAACATCGCCGGGAGACCCTCCAGACTGTGAAACAGCTGAGCAGCATCACTGAACCCGACAAGAACACTGTGCCAGAAAGACGCCCCAAAGAGCCAG CCAAGTCCGAGCCATCAGAACCAGACAAACTAACTCTGTCGGAAGAGGAGATGGAGAGGAAATCCAAGGCCATCATTGATGAGTTCCTCCATATTCACGACTACAAG GAGGCCATGCAGTGTGTCGAGGAGTTTGGTGCCAACGGGCCGCTGTCAGCGTTTGTGCGACAGGGAGTGGAGTCGACGCTGGAACGGAGTCAGATCACCAGGGATCACATGGGACAGCTCCTCTACCAGCTGGTCCAGTCGGGCACACTCAGCAAACAGGACTTCTTCACAGG GTTCTCAGAGACTCTGGAGCTGGCAGACGACATGGCTATTGATATCCCCCACATCTGGCTGTACCTAGCCGAGCTGGTGACCCCCATGTTGAAAGAAGGCGGGATCTCTCTACGAGAACTGATAAC AGAGTTTGGTAAAGCTCTGCTCCCTGTGGGACGTGGAGGAGTATTATTGTCAGAAATATTGCACCTTCTATGCAAACAAATG AGCCATAAGCGAGTAGCCACATTGTGGAGAGAGACCGGACTTCAGTGGAATGACCTGTTACCTGAAGGAGAAGATGTCCAGAGCTTTGTCAGTGAGAAG AACTTGGACTTCACGCTGTCCGACTGCTCCAGCCCTTCTGagaatctttccaagaaagagatGTCGGCCGAGGAGCAGAACAAGAGGctggagcagctcattatacaggaAAAGGCTAACGATGAGCAGATCTTTGATTGGGTAGAG GCTAATCTAGAGGAGAGTCAGATGAGTTCGCCTACATTCCTTAGAGCTTTAATGACGGCGGTGTGCAAAACGGCAATTTTAG GGGACTGTTCTTCCTGCCGCGTGGACACTTCCTTCCTCAAGCAGAGGGTTCCAGTTCTACTAAAGTATCTGGACTCTGACACAGAGCGAGAACTACAAGCACTTTATGCACTACAAGCATTAATAGTAACACTTGATCAACCTCCCA ACTTGTTGCGCATGTTTTTCGATTGCCTCTATGACGAGGAGGTGATTTCGGAGGACGCCTTCTACAAATGGGAGAGCAGTAAGGACCCAGCAGAACAAGATGGCAAGGGGGTGGCACTAAAGTCGGTGACGGCCTTCTTCACGTGGCTGCGGGAGGCAGAGGAGGAGTCGGAGGACAACTAG